One Paroedura picta isolate Pp20150507F chromosome 3, Ppicta_v3.0, whole genome shotgun sequence genomic window carries:
- the LOC143831752 gene encoding monocarboxylate transporter 2-like isoform X2, with translation MVEPIKRRSLGSSLTFKDPFQVPLTFKVKQLMLAKCPISSILVSRFGSRPVVIFGGLLCGIGMVSASFCTSIFQLYICAGLITGLGLALNLQPSVIIIGKYFLKRRPIANGLAMAGSPVMLCTLAPMNQLLFDNFGWRGSFFILGAILLNCCVAGALFRPIGPATGPAMSPKERPMVETLEGQLETGKAELSGLDNEQKEDRDCCENFNKYLDLSLFKHRGFLIYLVGNVLMFLGFFAPIVFLAPYAKHRGIDEYSAAFLLSILAIVDMVARPATGIIANSKWVRPKIQYFFSFSIIFNGVCHLLCPLATDYSGLVVYSVFYGLAFGMVCAMLFETLMDLVGASRFTSAVGLVTIVECCTILLGPPIGGTLIDAFGDYKYMFLKCGIVMVLAGLFLFIMNYYNYRMLAKEEKRKNGEVAKKNDGPLRTESKEDNFQTTKLTQDGPETVPLRTETV, from the exons ATGGTGGAG CCCATCAAAAGAAGGTCCTTAGGATCCAGTTTAACGTTTAAAGACCCATTCCAAGTTCCACTGACATTCAAGGTGAAGCAATTAATGCTTGCAAAAT GTCCCATTAGCAGTATTTTAGTGAGCCGGTTTGGTAGCCGACCAGTGGTCATATTCGGCGGGCTGCTATGTGGCATAGGAATGGTCTCCGCTTCCTTCTGCACAAGCATTTTTCAGCTGTATATCTGTGCTGGACTTATCACAG GGCTTGGCCTTGCCCTTAACCTCCAGCCCTCTGTGATCATAATTGGAAAGTACTTCCTGAAACGACGACCAATTGCCAATGGCCTTGCTATGGCAGGAAGTCCTGTCATGCTGTGTACACTTGCCCCTATGAACCAGCTCCTATTTGACAACTTTGGTTGGAGAGGGAGCTTCTTTattctgggggccattctgctGAACTGCTGTGTGGCTGGGGCTCTCTTCAGACCCATTGGACCAGCAACAGGCCCTGCTATGAGCCCCAAAGAGAGGCCAATGGTAGAGACTCTAGAAGGCCAACTGGAAACAGGAAAAGCTGAACTTTCTGGGCTGGACAATGAACAGAAGGAGGACAGAGACTGTTGTGAAAACTTTAACAAGTACCTTGATTTATCCCTTTTCAAGCACAGGGGCTTCCTGATATATTTGGTAGGAAATGTGCTCATGTTTCTAGGATTTTTTGCACCAATTGTCTTTTTGGCTCCCTATGCAAAGCATCGTGGAATTGATGAATATTCTGCAGCTTTCCTCCTCTCCATTCTTGCCATTGTTGATATGGTAGCTAGACCAGCGACGGGAATCATTGCTAACAGCAAATGGGTGAGGCCAAAGATTCAATATTTTTTCAGTTTCTCCATTATTTTTAATGGCGTCTGCCATCTACTGTGCCCTTTAGCCACAGACTACTCGGGCCTGGTGGTGTATTCAGTCTTTTACGGCTTGGCTTTTGGAATGGTTTGTGCAATGCTGTTTGAAACTCTCATGGACCTTGTTGGTGCCAGCCGATTCACAAGCGCTGTAGGACTGGTCACCATAGTGGAATGCTGTACCATACTTCTTGGGCCACCTATTGGAG GAACCCTTATCGATGCTTTTGGGGACTACAAATACATGTTCCTTAAATGTGGCATTGTGATGGTCTTGGCTGGATTGTTCCTGTTTATTATGAATTACTACAATTACAGGATGCTTGCaaaagaggagaaaaggaaaaatggcGAAGTGGCAAAGAAGAATGATGGTCCCTTAAGGACAGAAAGCAAGGAAGACAATTTCCAAACCACAAAATTGACACAGGATGGCCCTGAAACAGTCCCTCTAAGAACTGAAACGGTCTAA
- the LOC143831752 gene encoding monocarboxylate transporter 2-like isoform X1 — MPPPADTGINYTPPDGGWGWAVVFGAFISIGFSYAFPKGIAIFFKEIQDFFGTSYSEIAWVSSIMLAATYGGGPISSILVSRFGSRPVVIFGGLLCGIGMVSASFCTSIFQLYICAGLITGLGLALNLQPSVIIIGKYFLKRRPIANGLAMAGSPVMLCTLAPMNQLLFDNFGWRGSFFILGAILLNCCVAGALFRPIGPATGPAMSPKERPMVETLEGQLETGKAELSGLDNEQKEDRDCCENFNKYLDLSLFKHRGFLIYLVGNVLMFLGFFAPIVFLAPYAKHRGIDEYSAAFLLSILAIVDMVARPATGIIANSKWVRPKIQYFFSFSIIFNGVCHLLCPLATDYSGLVVYSVFYGLAFGMVCAMLFETLMDLVGASRFTSAVGLVTIVECCTILLGPPIGGTLIDAFGDYKYMFLKCGIVMVLAGLFLFIMNYYNYRMLAKEEKRKNGEVAKKNDGPLRTESKEDNFQTTKLTQDGPETVPLRTETV, encoded by the exons ATGCCACCTCCAGCAGACACAGGAATAAACTATACCCCTCCAGATGGTGGATGGGGATGGGCGGTGGTATTTGGAGCATTCATATCCATTGGATTTTCATATGCGTTCCCTAAAGGCATAGCAATATTTTTCAAAGAAATTCAGGATTTCTTTGGCACATCATACAGTGAGATTGCATGGGTTTCTTCAATTATGTTGGCTGCTACCTATGGTGGAG GTCCCATTAGCAGTATTTTAGTGAGCCGGTTTGGTAGCCGACCAGTGGTCATATTCGGCGGGCTGCTATGTGGCATAGGAATGGTCTCCGCTTCCTTCTGCACAAGCATTTTTCAGCTGTATATCTGTGCTGGACTTATCACAG GGCTTGGCCTTGCCCTTAACCTCCAGCCCTCTGTGATCATAATTGGAAAGTACTTCCTGAAACGACGACCAATTGCCAATGGCCTTGCTATGGCAGGAAGTCCTGTCATGCTGTGTACACTTGCCCCTATGAACCAGCTCCTATTTGACAACTTTGGTTGGAGAGGGAGCTTCTTTattctgggggccattctgctGAACTGCTGTGTGGCTGGGGCTCTCTTCAGACCCATTGGACCAGCAACAGGCCCTGCTATGAGCCCCAAAGAGAGGCCAATGGTAGAGACTCTAGAAGGCCAACTGGAAACAGGAAAAGCTGAACTTTCTGGGCTGGACAATGAACAGAAGGAGGACAGAGACTGTTGTGAAAACTTTAACAAGTACCTTGATTTATCCCTTTTCAAGCACAGGGGCTTCCTGATATATTTGGTAGGAAATGTGCTCATGTTTCTAGGATTTTTTGCACCAATTGTCTTTTTGGCTCCCTATGCAAAGCATCGTGGAATTGATGAATATTCTGCAGCTTTCCTCCTCTCCATTCTTGCCATTGTTGATATGGTAGCTAGACCAGCGACGGGAATCATTGCTAACAGCAAATGGGTGAGGCCAAAGATTCAATATTTTTTCAGTTTCTCCATTATTTTTAATGGCGTCTGCCATCTACTGTGCCCTTTAGCCACAGACTACTCGGGCCTGGTGGTGTATTCAGTCTTTTACGGCTTGGCTTTTGGAATGGTTTGTGCAATGCTGTTTGAAACTCTCATGGACCTTGTTGGTGCCAGCCGATTCACAAGCGCTGTAGGACTGGTCACCATAGTGGAATGCTGTACCATACTTCTTGGGCCACCTATTGGAG GAACCCTTATCGATGCTTTTGGGGACTACAAATACATGTTCCTTAAATGTGGCATTGTGATGGTCTTGGCTGGATTGTTCCTGTTTATTATGAATTACTACAATTACAGGATGCTTGCaaaagaggagaaaaggaaaaatggcGAAGTGGCAAAGAAGAATGATGGTCCCTTAAGGACAGAAAGCAAGGAAGACAATTTCCAAACCACAAAATTGACACAGGATGGCCCTGAAACAGTCCCTCTAAGAACTGAAACGGTCTAA